From the genome of Acidobacteriota bacterium:
CAGCTGAGCTACAGGCGCGCCTTATTGTTATCAATTAGTTCTAAGACTTCGAGATTCTTGCTTTGCGGCGTTTGTGACCAATTTGTGACTTTCTGACCCGCTGGGAGGGGCATCCGAGCTCTGTTTTCCTTGGATCACAAGCCGCTCCACCGCGTCCATTTTTCTCAAGTCCGAAGGATGTGAGTACCGCACTGTCATGGCGATTTCGCTATGGCCGAGGATTTCTTTCACCGTCACGAGGTCGACACCGTTCATTACGAGGTTCGTTGCGAACGTGTGGCGTAGGTCATGGAACCTGACATTCGAGAGTTT
Proteins encoded in this window:
- a CDS encoding tyrosine-type recombinase/integrase, encoding KLSNVRFHDLRHTFATNLVMNGVDLVTVKEILGHSEIAMTVRYSHPSDLRKMDAVERLVIQGKQSSDAPPSGSESHKLVTNAAKQESRSLRTN